The following DNA comes from bacterium.
GATGAGGTGTAAACGCGGTAAGTGGGCGCGCTCACCGCTCCCTGGATTTTCAAGGCAAGCTCCGCCGACTCGCTCGCGACGACCGCCGCCGCGGGTTTGCCCGCCGCGACCTCGTCCGCCAGATTCGGACCCGAAAGAACCGCGAAACGCGCGGAGCCGAGCTCCGGCCAGTTTCGCGCGAAGTACTCGTTGGCGAATCCCGGCGGCTCGCCGCAAAGCCCCTTCGTCAGCGAAAGGTACGCTGTTCCGTCCGGCCAGACCGGCCGAAGCTCGTCAACCATTCCGGGAAGGAATTTTGACGGCACGGCCGCGACGCCCAGCCACGCTCCGTCGAGAGCTTCCGCAAGGTCTCCGGTGGCGCAGACGCAAGTCGGAAGCAGCGCGCCCTTGCAGAAAAAGGGATTGCGCTTGAATGTGTTTATCCCCTCTACGACTTCCGGCTCACGCGCCCATACCGTCACCGGAACGCCTTTCGTTCCCTGCAGCCATGCGAACGCGGTGCCCCAGCTTCCGCCGCCGATTACAGCGATTTTGCGTTGCTCTGCCATGCTCAAGCCTCCCGCGCGGACATTATAATTCGACTCCGCGCCACGCTTTAACGCGCGCGGTTTTGATGCTACAATCGGCTCCCTATGAGGACGAGCGCACCCGTTTCAACCGTTGAAGAAACCGCGCCTGCCGAGGCCGCGCCGCTGTCCGACCCGATGCAGGAATCAATACTGAAGCGGCAGATCCTGCCGCAGATAGCGCTCGTGCCGCTTGATTCACGGCCATGCAACTGGCTTTATCCGCTGCGGCTGGCCGACATCGCGGGAGTGAGGCTTCACGTCCCGCCGCTTGAATTCCTGGGGTGGCGCGACCGCGCCGGCGACCCTGGCGAGCTTTTCGACTGGATGGACGCGCTTCCGAAGGAAACCGAGGCGCTGCTCGTGTCGCTCGACGCGCTGCTGTACGGCGGGCTTGTGCAGAGCCGAACGCCGGATGAGGCGATCAAGCCGCCGGAGGAAATCGCGGATTTTCTGGCTAGGTTCCTGGCGGCGAGGCCCGGATGCAAACTTCATTGCTTCAAATCGGTGCCGCGGCTGGGAAAAACGGTGCTATCCGCGGCCGACCTGAAATCGCATGAGGCGCTGCGCGCCCGCACGCTCACCGGCGCGCCCGTCGCGGGCGAGGGCGACGCGGAAGCTGCCGCCGCCGAAGACATCGAATGGCAGAACCACCAAATCGCGCGCTCGCGCAACCAGAACGATCATGCGGGGCTTTTGGCCGCGCTTTTGCCGCATGCGACGTCATGGGTTATCGCGATCGAGGACAACCATCCGGACGGCCCGCAGAACCGCGAGGTCAAGGAGCTTCTGTCCGAGCTTCCGCGCGAGCTGGACAAAAAGGTGACCGTCGTCAACGGATGCGACGAGCAGGGAATGGTGATGCTGGCGCGCCATCTGCGCGACAAGATCGAAGGCAGGCTGCCCGTCGGAATATGGTGGACGTATCCCGACTCCATAGACAAGATTGCGAATTTTGAAGGCGTGCCGGTCGGAACAAACCTGGCTCGGTTCATGGAGCACCTGCGGCTGTCGCCGATTGAGGCGGAGTTCGCGACGTGGTCGAAGGACGCGGCCGTAATAGTGGACACCGCGCCGGAGGTTGTAAAAAAGCGCGAGGCAGCGCTTTTGGTAATCAACAATTTCGAAGAAGAGCAGAAAGACCACCTGAAGGGAGGCTCGCCACAGGCTTACCGGCCTTACGAAGGCGAAGGCCCGATGCCGTGGCTTCTGCCCGTCCTCCTGCTCGACTCGCTAGACATATACATCGCGGACATCGCATGGTGCAACGGGGGGGATCCCGCGATGGACAGCGTGCTTTCGCAGGGAAACGGCAATTTCCTTGCCGGGTACTCCGGATGGAACACTGCCGGCAATACCATCGGCAAGGCTTTGGCGCACATCGTCGCGCGCGCGTACCGCGCAGCCAGCGACCCGGTGGGCACGGTTTCGACCGAGGCCAGCTGGGCGCACGAGCGGTTCAAGTTCGAATCGCTCCTTTCCGACCGCTGGTTCCCGCAGATAGTGCGGCCGCGCCTTTGGAAAATGGTGCTGGACGCGGGCGGCGATCCGTGGCACTTCGGGCTGTACACGGTGGAAATGGTCGAGAAGGGCTGCGAGGATCTGCGCAAGCCCGTGCGCGGCGCATGGGATCAGCGCCACCGGGGCAACTACCTGCGCCGCGGGATAAGCGTGCCAAAGGCGCTCTTGCCAGAAATCAACTTCCCCTGGAACCGGCTGTTCGAGGTGGACATCCGCATCTATCACGACGACGCGTTCGACGCCGAGCTTTACGCCGGCTCCCCGGTCAAATAGATTGAATTCCCCGAACAGCAAGCCTTGCGTTCTCGTCGCGGGGGGGGGCGTCGCGGGCGTTATCGCCGCGGTTGCGGCGGCCCGCGCGGGGGCGAGCGTGGTGCTGGCGGAAGCGCATTCCTATTTGGGCGGAATGGCCAACCAGGCGCTCGTGCAGCCGTACCAGACTTTTCATTCGCCGCGGGGACAGGTTATCCGCGGCATCCCGCAGAAATACATCGAGGCATTGGTCGCGGCGGGCGGATCGCTGGGTCATTTGCTCGATCCGCTGGGATTCGCGGCGACGGTGACGCCCGTTGACGACGAAATCGCGCGCCGCGTGATGAAGGAGATGCTCGCGGAGGAAGGCGTCGAGACAAGGCTTTCGACCGCGGTCGCCGAGATCAAAATCGAGGCGGGAAAAATATGCGGTGCGAAGCTTTCCGCGCTGGACGAATCGCAATTTCCGCCGGGTCTGCCGTTCGGCCACTGGGAAAAGGAAACGCTGCCTGAAGTATCGGAGGAATGGTTCGACGTGGACGCGGTCGTGGACGCGACGGGCAGCGCAAGGATCGCGCGGATGTGCGGCGTGCCTTGCGAGCTGTCGGATGCGCGCCAGCCGATGAGCTGGCTCTTCGCGCTCGCGGGCGTGGATTTGGGCGCGGTGAGCCGCCATGTTTGGTCGCATCCGGAGGATTTCGTTCTGTCGGACGATCCGCGGGCGCGCGAGCAGCATTACATCGGCGTGTCGGGATTCTTCTCGCTCGTGAACGAGGCGAAGGAACGCGGCGAGTGGACGCTGCCGCGCGACCGGCTGCTGTTTTTCGGGACGCCGCGCGAGGGCGAAGTGATGATAAACACGACGCGCATCCCGCACGATTTTGGAAGCGACCGTGAAATCGCGATGGAAGGGCTGCGCCAGATCGAATTCCTGCTGGATTTCTTCCGCGAGCGCGTTCCGGGATTCGGGGAATGCTTCATCTCGCGCAAGGCGGACAGGCTGGGCGTACGCGAGAGCTACCGGATAAACGGGCCGTACGTGTTGACGCGGGATGACGTTGTGGGCGGGCGAAAGTTTCCTGATACCATCGCGCTGGGCGCGTTCCCGATAGACATTCACGCCGCGAGGGGGGGGGACTTGATCGCGGAAAAGGTCGGCGCGCGCGGCCACTACGACATTCCGCTCGCGTGTTTGCTGACGAACGAGATGGATAATCTGGTGATGGCCGGGCGGCACATCAGCGTCACGCACGAGGCGTTCGCGTCGACGCGGGTGATGCCCACATCGATGGCCGTCGGCCAGGCCGCGGGCACGGCCGCGGCGCTGATCGCGGCGGGGACGCGGCCAGCCGCGGGGATAGCTCAAGGCGAAGGCCTTGGTTCGAAAGTTGCCGCGGGATCGCGCGCGGGCGCGACGCCGGGAGAGATACGGGAATATCACGCGTTCTACGCCGCGCTGCGCGAGCTGTTAATCGCGGAAGGCGCGGTTGTGGATGACAAGCAAGTGGGGTGGTAAGGGGTCTGCATTCAAAGCTGCATTAATATCCCTGCTACCACTCCTTCTCCGGCTTGACGAGGATCGCGCCGAAGCGGGCGGCGCGGTGAATGACGCGTTTTTCTTCGGTGACCGGATCGTAACGGACGAGTTCGAAACGGTCACTTTTGCCTTTTGAAGCTTGATTAACGCGGACGTACCATAGTGCCCCATCGGATGCGATGACTGGTTTATAATAAAAGTAATAGTACTCATCAGCCCTTGCCGCAGCCTTGTCAACAGATTCCAGTTTGCCATCCGCAGTTATCGAAGCAAGTACCCCAATTGAATCGCCAGAATTCGTGGATCCGAACAGGCTCTCCGAAAAGATAGCGTATGTTTTTCGGTCAAGTGGGCTATACACGGGCCATTCAAGTGCTCCCTCAAAGTCGTTAATAAACTTCCCGCCAAGCTCGTTTATCGAAAGTGGAATTCGCCTAAGGGCACCCGAATTCAGGTTGGCGGCTATGAATGCTGTCCGCAATGCATACATTCTGCTTTCGTTCGGTACGGGAACTTGAAATGAAATAAAAAACGTCCACTCGCCGGGTTTGGTGCCAGGCATTATTGGGGCTGCAGCATAAATTATTGAGCATGTTCCTTGCTTTACTTGAGTTCTGGAAACAAAGTCTGCAGCCTGCATTTCGCTTGTCAAAAGCAAATGCTCGGACGAGTCCTTTTTTGCTTCCGAAACGATCCACCATCTTTTTAATTACTTTTGCTGGGCGATGCTAAAAAAAGACAACGCAGCATAGCCAGGATAATATCTTTTGCAGCTACCGCTTTGATTTGGATCATAGCTGTCGACCCAATAGGAATTTACCAGTTCGTCGCCTGAAGCTACAACCGCCTCGAACCAATAGTCGTTTTGCAATGAATAAGCCGGCCCAAAGTTAAGTTCTTTCCATTCGGTGTTCTTCACATTCCAATAATAAATGCCATCTCCAGGAAGATTTTTGGCGTACCAGTCGCGCCTTTCGTCGGCTGAGGCAAATGGGAAAGAAACTACAGTCGGTTTCTTGTGGGCGCGCCTGAAAAATCCGGTCTTAAGGTCAATCCAGTTTCCTTCAGAATACTCTTGATAGTTAAACGGCGGAACACAATCATCCACTATGAATGAGTCGAAAAAATACAAATAAGCACCGTCGTCTTTGGATGTTCCCTTTAGGTTTGTGGCAACCCAAACATTGCTTCCAGAAAGATTTGCAGCCCAAAGATAGTCGACCGGCTCAATTAATGAAAGGCCGCTTGGATTTCCAGACTGTCCTTCAACTTTTGATGTGTTGAATGTGATAAAAGCCACGCCCGGCTCGAGCCCTGGGAAATTGAAATTCCGCAGTTCCGGCGATGTATTCCAGGCAAGCGCCGCCGCGGCAATCAGCAGCAGCAAAATGTATGCGGCGGTTTTCCATCTCCGGCGTTTCATTCCGCGGATATTTTACCGCAAAATCGCCGCCCGCGGCGGACTTGCGCCCTACCCCGCGTTCCCTTTCACCATCCGGTCTATCCCGACGATCCCCGCAAGCACCTCCGCCACGTCTTCCAGCCGAAGCATGTTCGGGCCGTCGCTCATCGCGTTATCCGGGTCGGGATGTACTTCCCAGAAGAGCGCGCTCACGCCCACCGCCGCCGCGGCGCGCGATAATCCGGGCACGAACCGCCGGTCGCCGCCCGACGCGCTGCCTTTGCCGCCAGGCTCCTGCACGCTGTGCGTCGCGTCGAAGCAAACCGGGCATCCCGTCTCCCGCATTATTTCGAGCGAGCGCATGTCCACGACGAGGCGGTTGTAGCCGAAGCTCGATCCGCGCTCGGTGACGATCACATCCTCGTTTCCAGTGGATTTGATCTTCGCGACAACCTGCGCCATATCCCAGGGCGCAAGGAACTGCCCCTTCTTGACGTTCACAACCTGCCCGCTTGCGCCCACCGCCAAAAGCAAATCGGTCTGGCGGCAGAGGAACGCGGGGATTTGCAGGATGTCCACCGCGGGCGCGACTTCGGAAACCTGCGACGCCTCGTGCACGTCGGTCAATACCGGAACTTCAAGAGAGCGCCTGATGTCAGACAGCACCGACAGCCCGTCGATCATGCCGACGCCGCGGTAGCCCGCGACGCTTGTGCGGTTGGCCTTGTCGAAGCTGGCCTTGAAGATGTAGGGGACGCCGAGCGAGCCGCAGATTTCCTTCATCCGGCCCGCGACCTCGAAGCACAGGTCGCGGCTTTCGATGACGCACGGCCCGGCGATGAGCGCGAGGGGATGCCCCCATCCGATGGGGAATCCGAGGCGCGTGATTGTGTGGTTCGTAATTAATGTCTCTGACATAAGGCTATTTTACTATCCCCCCATCCCCATCATCCCGCGGGGCGGGGCGGCGCCTTCCTCCGGCTCGATGCCCAGCTTTTCCTGCGCGGCCTTGACGAGATCGTACAGCCCGGATTGCTTGGCAAGCTCCAGCGCCTTCTCGTAGTAAGATTTCGCGCCGTCTTTGTCGCCCGCAGCCTCGGTCATCTTGCCCGCCAGCCAGTACGTTCGCGCCAGCGCGTCCGTCTCGACCGCGCGGCCGCCGATCTGCGCACCGGAATTTCCGGCATCGATTATTTCGTTGACCAGCTTCCACGCGTCGTCAGTCCTGCCCGCCTTGAAATACAGTTCCGCCAAATCTTTTAGGTCGCGCGCCCATCGCCGGAAGACAAGAGCGTGCTCAAAGCAGTAGATCGCGCCCTCGGTGTCGCCCATACCGCGCTTCATCCAAGCGGGCGTCAGCCATCCGAGGAATTCGATGTAGTTCGCGCGCTCCGGCGTGACGACAAGCAGCTCGTTGTCCGGGTCGAGCGTGATCGACACCGGCTCCGCGGTGACGTCCAGCCGCATCGTCGAATCCGCGCTTCGCGTGTCGCAGACCGCGTCGATAGTCCTGCCGTCGGCAAGCGCAACCCTGACGGGTACGGGCAGCCAGCCCTCTACCGCGGGATCGCGCGAAATCCATATCCGGACCGCCTTGTCCGGCGCGATACCGGGGATGGGCTCCCAGCCTCCGCTTACGCCGTAGGCCAGCGTCTCGTCGTAGAAATTTTTCCTGAAATCCTCCGCGTTGAATTTGGTGCCGGAAAGCGAATCGCCCAGCGACCGCATCAGCGTATCAATCGTAAGCGGCTCCTTGTCCGTGAAATCGCGTGAGAGCTTTTTAAGCGCCGCGTGAAACTTTTCCTTGCCGCACATCGTCGCGAGCGTCACGAACAGCCCGGCGGAATATTGATAGCGGGCGCTCGAATCGCCGAGCTCGCTCCTGCGGCCGAGCGAAATCGGCTTGGCGCGCGAAACCGCGGTGCCCATTATGTAGCGGCGGTAATTGGCCGCGCGCTCCGGCTCGAATTCCTCCAGGTACGCGATCGGGCAGTAATTGGCCATCCCCTCCACGAACCACACCGGGCCGTCAACCATGTGCCCCCACCAGATGTGCGACACCTCGTGCGCCACCAGCGGAAGCGAATTGTCGCTTCCGAGATAAAACAGCAGCCCCGCGTTTTCGAACGCAGCCACCCCCCCCTCGTCCGGAATAATGAAAAGCTGCTGGCGCTCGATTTTTCCGCCGGGGAACATCCGGCTGTACACGCCGAACTCGCTTCCGAAATAATCGAGCATTTGACCGAGTTGCGCGACCGCGGGATTCTCATGCACGCTGTCGATTATGTCCTGCGGCGCATACACTTCGAGCGTCACGCTGCCGCTCTGGATTTCGCGCATCGGAAACTGCGTCGCGACCAGCATCACGCCGCGGTTGCTTGCGCTCCATTTGGCCGACAGCGTGTTGGCCGTATGCTGATCCACTCCCCCCCCGGGACCGGCGATAATGCTCCATGTTGTTCCTTCAGGCAGCTCCGCCTGCACGAGCTTGTCGCACGCGTCGTCCGCGGTGTATACGATGTAGTCGTCGAACCGGTATACGCCGCCGTATCCTATCGAATCGTAGCTGTCGGGTACCTGCGCGGAAAACTCGAAATAAATCTGGTGCGATGAGCCTTTTTTGAACTCCGCTTTCACATTGACCCGCCAGGTCGGCTCGCCGCCCGCGGATACACGCTCGAATTCCGCGGACGCGCCGTCTATTTCCGCATACGACACTTCGGCCCACGGGTAGCAGTAAAACGGATACTCGTGCATGCTTTCAAGCGCCTCGGCCCGCATCAGGACGGTTGCGAACATTTGCTTCGACGAGGGATCGAAGCTGTAATAAACCGTCTTTTCGCCGAAATCCAGCCTTGGGTCGTAATCTTCCTCCGCGACGAAATACGGGTGCTCGTAATACGTGAAGCTCTCGCGGTAATCCACGATTGTCGTCTTGCCGGATTTGTCGCGCGAATAGTCGAATCTGCGGCCGTCCTTCGTGAAAATGGCGATAAAAAATTCTCCGTCGTCGGGCTCGCGCACCGCCGGGCCGGCGGGCACCCCCCCTCCCGTCATCGCGGCCATCATTTCTTCGTCCGTCATTTCCACGGGGAACGCGTCGCTCCAGGATTGGATGTAGTAGCCCCACATGTCGCTTGAGGGATCTACGCCTTCTCCGGTCAACTTCATCGAAGGAAAAGCCGCGCCGGAGCCGGTTCCGCATTTCATGTACATTCCGGCGACCTGGAACTCCAATTCCCCTTTTTCGTTCGTCTGGCCGGATTCGGCGAACAGGTTGAGCGCATCGTTTTTCGGCAGATCCTTGAGAACCGCCCTCGCTTCGCCCGCGAAAAGAAGGTGAACGCCCGTATGCGACGACGGAAGAAGCGTCATATCCCCGGACTTCACGACCGCGATTCCCATCGGAAGCATAATCAACGTCGAACCCGTGTGGTTGACCGACAGCTGCGCGGGATCGGCCTTTCCCTGGGCGAAAACAGGCGCCGCAAACGCCGCGGCTGCGGCGACAATCGAAATAACCAGTGCGAATCTGCGCATTGAAGCCTCCTTCCGGCGAAGACGCATGCTATCATGCCCCGTGTTAATCGAGCGCATCCGGCTCCGCGACTACCGCAATCTGGCGAAGGTTGATATTACGCCCGCGAAGGGCGTAAACCTTGTGTTCGGCGCGAACGCGCAGGGCAAAACCAACTTTTTGGACGCCCTTCACCTCGCGACGTATCTCAAAAGCGCGCGCGCGGCGCGCGAGCGCGAAGTTGTGCGCGAAGGCGCCGAAATTGCGCGCTGCGAAGTGCACCTGACGCGCGCGGACGGAGGCCTGCACAGGCTTGTCGTCGCGGTATCGCGCGGCAAGAAGTTCGTCAAGCTGGACGGCAATCCGGTGACCCGGTTCGAGGACGCGATAGGAATCCTTTCCGCGCATTTTTTTTTCCCGGGCGATTTGTCGCTTGTCAAAGGCGACCCCGCGCTGCGCCGCGAGACGCTCGATCTGGAAGTGCTCAAGGCCGTCCCGTCATCCGTGCGGATTTATTCCGATTACCGCAGGGCTCTGCTACACCGCAACGCGCTCCTGCGCCGGATTCAAAGCGGCGACGCGAAAGCATCGGCGGAGCTTGCCCCGTGGAACGAGCGACTGATCGCGTCTGGAGTTGAAATCGTCCGGATGCGGCGCAATCTTCTGGCGCGAATCGTCCCGCACTTCCTGGATCATTATTCGAAAATATCGGATAATCCGGAGCCGGTTGGTCTTCACTACATTGCGACGATATCCGACGGAAAATCGGACGCTCGCGACAGGCTGCGGAAAGACTTCGCGGAGAAGCTGGCGGACGGGCGCGCGAAGGAAACCGAACTCGGATACACTGTCGCCGGCCCCCACCGTGACGAGCTTTTGTTTTCGCTGGGCAGGCACACGCTGCGCCAGTTCGGCAGCCAGGGCCAGCAGCGCAGCGCGGTGCTCGCGCTAAAGATCGCGCTATGCGACGTGGCGCGCGAGCTTTCGGGCGAAGATCCGGTGCTGTGCCTGGACGACGCGCTTTCCGAGCTTGACGACGCGCGAAAGGCGCATCTTTTGGCGGCACTGAAGCATCGCACGCAGGCGTTTATAACGCTCGCAAGCGAAAAGGAACTGGGGCTGGTGCGCGGCATGGCCGCCGCGGTGTGGACGGTGAAAAATGGGAATTTTGATGGGGGAGGAAAGTAACCTTATTTCGCTTTATCGGTTTTCTGCGTTGTGTCTGCATTCATTCCCACCTTCCCCAAAAGCTCCGCGACTTTCTCGCTCGTCGCCGGATACTCCGGATAAAGCGCAAGCATCCTTTCCGCGTGCGCTTTCGCGTGCTGTTCGTTCCCAAGCGCGAGGTGCGCGCGGGCTAGCGCGAAGTGGTTCATCGCGCTGCCGGGGGTGAGGCTCGCCGCCTTGCTTGCGTATTCGAGGATTCTGGCCGGGTCGCCGCCTTCAGCTTCCTCGATGTCCACAAGCTGGTTGTACGCGATGTCGAACTCGTCGTTCAGCCGCAGCGCCATGAAGCAGTACTCCCGCGCGGTCTCGAAGTCCCCGCGCCGGAAGTGGATCTCAGCCATGTCGTAGTAAATCTTCTCGGAAGGGGGAATCGAGTTCATAACGAACTCCGTAATGCGCTCGCTTTCGGAAAGGTCGCCCTTGTCGTAAAGCAGGTAGCTTATAAGGTTCGTGTACGCCCAGAAATTCGACGGATCGGTCAAGAGTATCTTCATGAACAGGTCGCACTGGTCTTCGGCCACCTTCACACCGGCGAGCCTGTGGAAGAACGTGACCTCATGGATACGCTCGC
Coding sequences within:
- a CDS encoding NAD(P)-dependent glycerol-3-phosphate dehydrogenase, with the protein product MAEQRKIAVIGGGSWGTAFAWLQGTKGVPVTVWAREPEVVEGINTFKRNPFFCKGALLPTCVCATGDLAEALDGAWLGVAAVPSKFLPGMVDELRPVWPDGTAYLSLTKGLCGEPPGFANEYFARNWPELGSARFAVLSGPNLADEVAAGKPAAAVVASESAELALKIQGAVSAPTYRVYTSSDVTGVEVGGSVKNIIAIAAGIVEGLGLGINARSVLITRGLVEMSRFARSLGARPETLMGLSGLGDLITTCSGPKSRNFGFGMRLAAGESADAIVESMRMVAEGVTTARAIRERAASMGVEMPIAEQVCRILDGAATPADAISALMGRELKAE
- a CDS encoding DUF4127 family protein translates to MRTSAPVSTVEETAPAEAAPLSDPMQESILKRQILPQIALVPLDSRPCNWLYPLRLADIAGVRLHVPPLEFLGWRDRAGDPGELFDWMDALPKETEALLVSLDALLYGGLVQSRTPDEAIKPPEEIADFLARFLAARPGCKLHCFKSVPRLGKTVLSAADLKSHEALRARTLTGAPVAGEGDAEAAAAEDIEWQNHQIARSRNQNDHAGLLAALLPHATSWVIAIEDNHPDGPQNREVKELLSELPRELDKKVTVVNGCDEQGMVMLARHLRDKIEGRLPVGIWWTYPDSIDKIANFEGVPVGTNLARFMEHLRLSPIEAEFATWSKDAAVIVDTAPEVVKKREAALLVINNFEEEQKDHLKGGSPQAYRPYEGEGPMPWLLPVLLLDSLDIYIADIAWCNGGDPAMDSVLSQGNGNFLAGYSGWNTAGNTIGKALAHIVARAYRAASDPVGTVSTEASWAHERFKFESLLSDRWFPQIVRPRLWKMVLDAGGDPWHFGLYTVEMVEKGCEDLRKPVRGAWDQRHRGNYLRRGISVPKALLPEINFPWNRLFEVDIRIYHDDAFDAELYAGSPVK
- a CDS encoding FAD-dependent oxidoreductase, which produces MNSPNSKPCVLVAGGGVAGVIAAVAAARAGASVVLAEAHSYLGGMANQALVQPYQTFHSPRGQVIRGIPQKYIEALVAAGGSLGHLLDPLGFAATVTPVDDEIARRVMKEMLAEEGVETRLSTAVAEIKIEAGKICGAKLSALDESQFPPGLPFGHWEKETLPEVSEEWFDVDAVVDATGSARIARMCGVPCELSDARQPMSWLFALAGVDLGAVSRHVWSHPEDFVLSDDPRAREQHYIGVSGFFSLVNEAKERGEWTLPRDRLLFFGTPREGEVMINTTRIPHDFGSDREIAMEGLRQIEFLLDFFRERVPGFGECFISRKADRLGVRESYRINGPYVLTRDDVVGGRKFPDTIALGAFPIDIHAARGGDLIAEKVGARGHYDIPLACLLTNEMDNLVMAGRHISVTHEAFASTRVMPTSMAVGQAAGTAAALIAAGTRPAAGIAQGEGLGSKVAAGSRAGATPGEIREYHAFYAALRELLIAEGAVVDDKQVGW
- the kdsA gene encoding 3-deoxy-8-phosphooctulonate synthase; this encodes MSETLITNHTITRLGFPIGWGHPLALIAGPCVIESRDLCFEVAGRMKEICGSLGVPYIFKASFDKANRTSVAGYRGVGMIDGLSVLSDIRRSLEVPVLTDVHEASQVSEVAPAVDILQIPAFLCRQTDLLLAVGASGQVVNVKKGQFLAPWDMAQVVAKIKSTGNEDVIVTERGSSFGYNRLVVDMRSLEIMRETGCPVCFDATHSVQEPGGKGSASGGDRRFVPGLSRAAAAVGVSALFWEVHPDPDNAMSDGPNMLRLEDVAEVLAGIVGIDRMVKGNAG
- the recF gene encoding DNA replication and repair protein RecF (All proteins in this family for which functions are known are DNA-binding proteins that assist the filamentation of RecA onto DNA for the initiation of recombination or recombinational repair.), whose amino-acid sequence is MLSCPVLIERIRLRDYRNLAKVDITPAKGVNLVFGANAQGKTNFLDALHLATYLKSARAAREREVVREGAEIARCEVHLTRADGGLHRLVVAVSRGKKFVKLDGNPVTRFEDAIGILSAHFFFPGDLSLVKGDPALRRETLDLEVLKAVPSSVRIYSDYRRALLHRNALLRRIQSGDAKASAELAPWNERLIASGVEIVRMRRNLLARIVPHFLDHYSKISDNPEPVGLHYIATISDGKSDARDRLRKDFAEKLADGRAKETELGYTVAGPHRDELLFSLGRHTLRQFGSQGQQRSAVLALKIALCDVARELSGEDPVLCLDDALSELDDARKAHLLAALKHRTQAFITLASEKELGLVRGMAAAVWTVKNGNFDGGGK